In Amaranthus tricolor cultivar Red isolate AtriRed21 chromosome 5, ASM2621246v1, whole genome shotgun sequence, a genomic segment contains:
- the LOC130814040 gene encoding uncharacterized ATP-dependent helicase C29A10.10c-like, which translates to MGSRGRLWFDLNEAPLDDDDEIDGSSGVQPQKVIPALNSQPSDVVSSIGSSSIVNNNAFSHASSVSGFQPFVRIKASSSLDRKGDEKKARDQSSEIMSLPEASKNGRKGVTLMSSGSINIQVTEKEEGEWSDGDFSGPHASQKVEEKSSSSGNKALNELGVAASSGVAANVTPAVLSSKRTSRDSSPADPQKCQDNYSLIRSDAVPPDEVKCGTHINLNGNAERNLSIETQGDSEPVPKHKEIKGVEANHALKCANSLGKHKLDDQKEAMLGKKRSRKTMFLNIEDAKQAGAVKSSTPKRQNVPIPTPSSARIVKGTRNLRLLGDRNGEKKNEHAIKDQNQADLLCDEESNSMEPVDRKPESNSNNAGLLARPRRQNSLTDLSAEGNVRHNLRKQPTDSRQFKDPQTQSRKPASSSHGSVDVKLVNKKNPPKRQNVTNQQYQDTSVERLLREVTSDKFWHNPEESELQCVPGRFESVEEYIRVFEPLLFEECRAQLYSTWEELNEASSRDAHIMVRVKSVERRERGWYDVIVLPSNDIKWTFKEGDVAVLSSSRPGSVRSRRSSISSAEEYEEPEGSARTVGTVRRHIPLDVRDPLGAILHFYVGDSYDTNSTADNDHILKKLQPRSIWYLSVLGSLATTQREYVALHAFRRLSVQMQNAILKPSAEHFPKYEEQTPAIPECFTPKFFDHLHRTFNNPQLSAIQWAAMHTAAGTSNGATKRQDPWPFTLVQGPPGTGKTHTVWGMLNVIHLVQYQHYYTALLKKLAPESYKQNNDRNADSTSSGSIDEVLRSMDENLFRTLPKLCPKPRMLVCAPSNAATDELLARVLDRGFIDGEMKVYKPDVARVGVDTQSRAAQAVSVERRTELLLLKTRDEVFSWLQNLKTRENQLTRQMTTLQMQLTSAAAAGRSQGSVGVDPDVLMARDQNRDALLQTLAAVIEDRDKVLVEMARLLVLEGKFRPGSSFNLEDARANLETSFANEAEIVFTTLSSSGRKLFSRLTHGFDMVVIDEAAQASEVGILPPLSLGAARCVLVGDPQQLPATVISKAAGTLFYSRSLFERFQQAGCPTMLLSVQYRMHPKIRDFPSRYFYQGRLTDSESVLSLPDEKYHQDPLLRPYLFYDITHGRESHRGGSVSYQNIHEAQFCLRLYEHLHKTAKALGLDKVTVGIITPYKLQLKCLQREFEDVLNSEEGKDLYINTVDAFQGQERDVIIMSCVRASNHGVGFVADIRRMNVALTRARRGLWVMGNANALMQSDDWAALITDAKARNCYMDMDSLPKDFVITKVPHHNSFPNKFSSGSRGLRPGGPRPRLFNTHAESKPRPVVDEDKPKHFSTRKD; encoded by the exons ATGGGATCCCGTGGGAGGCTGTGGTTTGACCTTAATGAAGCCcccttggatgatgatgatgagattGATGGTTCATCTGGTGTCCAGCCTCAAAAAGTTATTCCGGCTCTGAATTCCCAACCGTCTGATGTTGTCTCATCAATCGGTTCATCCAGCATTGTAAATAACAATGCCTTTTCTCATGCTTCTTCTGTTTCCGGTTTCCAGCCTTTTGTTCGAATAAAGGCTTCTTCTAGCTTAGATAGAAAAGGTGACGAGAAAAAGGCAAGGGATCAATCCTCTGAGATTATGTCATTGCCTGAAGCAAGCAAAAATGGTAGAAAAGGGGTGACTTTGATGAGTTCGGGCTCTATAAATATTCAGGTTACGGAAAAAGAAGAAGGAGAATGGTCTGATGGGGATTTTTCTGGTCCCCATGCAAGCCAAAAGGTGGAAGAAAAGTCATCCTCCAGTGGCAACAAAGCCTTAAATGAGCTTGGAGTTGCAGCATCTTCTGGTGTAGCAGCAAATGTTACTCCTGCTGTGTTGTCCTCGAAGAGGACTTCCCGTGATTCTAGTCCTGCTGATCCTCAGAAATGTCAAGataattattctttaattaGATCAGATGCTGTTCCACCAGATGAGGTAAAATGCGGGACCCACATTAATTTGAATGGAAATGCTGAACGTAATTTGTCCATTGAAACTCAGGGAGATTCAGAGCCAGTTCCTAAACACAAGGAAATCAAAGGAGTTGAAGCGAACCATGCTTTAAAATGTGCTAATTCTCTTGGTAAACACAAGCTTGATGATCAGAAAGAAGCAATGCTGGGTAAAAAGCGGAGCCGAAAAACGATGTTTCTAAATATAGAAGATGCTAAGCAAGCTGGTGCAGTTAAGTCTTCAACTCCCAAAAGGCAGAATGTTCCTATTCCTACCCCTAGCAGTGCTCGTATAGTCAAGGGGACCCGAAATTTGAGGTTGCTTGGTGACCGTAATggagaaaagaaaaatgagcaTGCTATCAAGGATCAGAATCAGGCTGACTTGTTATGTGACGAGGAAAGTAATTCCATGGAACCTGTTGATCGTAAACCTGAATCCAACAGCAATAATGCAGGGCTTTTAGCAAGGCCTAGGAGACAAAATAGTTTGACAGATCTGTCTGCTGAGGGAAACGTTAGGCATAATTTAAGGAAACAGCCGACAGATTCGAGGCAATTCAAGGATCCTCAGACCCAATCAAGAAAGCCAGCTTCAAGTAGTCATGGCTCAGTTGATGTAAAACTAGTCAACAAGAAAAATCCTCCAAAGCGGCAAAATGTGACCAATCAACAATATCAAGATACATCAGTGGAGCGTCTCTTGCGGGAGGTGACTAGTGATAAGTTTTGGCATAATCCAG AGGAATCTGAGCTTCAATGTGTCCCTGGTCGGTTTGAATCTGTAGAAGAGTATATCAGAGTATTTGAGCCTTTGCTTTTTGAAGAATGTCGAGCACAGCTGTACAGCACATGGGAGGAATTAAATGAAGCATCTTCTAGAGATGCACATATAATGGTCCGTGTGAAATCTGTTGAAAGACGAGAAAGAG GATGGTACGATGTGATAGTTCTTCCTTCAAATGATATAAAATGGACCTTCAAAGAGGGTGATGTTGCGGTTCTTTCCTCTTCGAGGCCTGGTTCAG TTAGATCTAGGAGAAGTAGTATTTCTTCTGCTGAAGAATATGAAGAACCTGAAGGGAGTGCGCGTACTGTTGGTACTGTCAGAAGACATATCCCTCTAGACGTTCGTGATCCTCTGGGAGCAATACTTCATTTTTATGTTGGGGATTCTTATGATACAAATAG TACTGCTGATAACGATCATATATTGAAGAAGCTTCAGCCTAGAAGTATCTGGTACCTAAGTGTCCTGGGCTCTCTGGCAACAACGCAACGTGAGTATGTGGCATTGCACGCCTTTCGTCGGCTAAGTGTACAG ATGCAAAATGCAATCCTTAAGCCAAGTGCTGAGCACTTTCCCAAATACGAGGAACAGACTCCAGCCATCCCTGAATGCTTTACTCCAAAATTTTTTGACCATCTTCATAGGACTTTCAATAATCCTCAGCTATCAGCAATCCAGTGGGCTGCCATGCACACAGCAGCCGGGACTAGTAATGGAGCCACTAAAAGACAAGATCCTTGGCCGTTTACTTTAGTTCAAGGTCCTCCAGGTACGGGAAAGACCCATACAGTCTGGGGAATGCTGAATGTGATTCATCTAGTTCAGTATCAGCACTACTATACTGCACTGCTAAAAAAATTGGCACCAGAAAGTTATAAGCAAAATAATGATAGAAATGCCGACAGTACTTCGTCGGGATCTATTGACGAGGTTCTACGAAGCATGGATGAGAACCTATTTCGCACGTTACCAAAACTTTGTCCAAAACCTAGAATGCTGGTATGTGCTCCATCTAATGCTGCAACAGATGAGTTGCTTGCACGTGTCCTTGATCGTGGATTCATTGATGGAGAGATGAAGGTTTATAAGCCTGATGTAGCACGTGTTGGTGTTGATACGCAGTCACGAGCTGCACAAGCTGTCTCTGTTGAGCGTAGAACTGAGTTGCTTTTACTTAAAACTCGTGATGAGGTTTTTTCATGGTTGCAAAACCTGAAAACCCGTGAAAATCAGCTGACTCGTCAAATGACTACTCTTCAAATGCAACTTACTTCTGCAGCAGCAGCTGGCCGCTCCCAAGGTTCTGTTGGAGTGGATCCCGATGTTCTCATGGCTCGGGACCAGAATCGGGATGCTTTGTTGCAAACTCTTGCTGCAGTAATTGAGGATAGAGATAAAGTTTTAGTTGAGATGGCTCGTCTTCTCGTTTTGGAGGGGAAATTTCGTCCTGGCAGTAGCTTTAATTTAGAAGATGCACGTGCCAATTTAGAAACAAGTTTTGCTAATGAGGCTGAGATTGTTTTTACCACACTCTCCAGTAGTGGTCGTAAGTTGTTTTCGCGTCTTACGCATGGCTTTGATATGGTTGTGATTGATGAGGCAGCTCAAGCCAGTGAAGTGGGTATTCTTCCTCCACTCTCACTTGGTGCAGCCCGTTGTGTTCTTGTTGGTGATCCTCAGCAGCTTCCTGCGACGGTTATCAGCAAGGCAGCAGGAACTTTGTTTTACAGCAGAAGCCTTTTTGAGAGATTTCAGCAAGCTGGCTGTCCAACAATGCTATTATCCGTCCAGTATAGAATGCATCCAAAAATCCGGGATTTTCCTTCAAGGTACTTCTACCAGGGACGACTTACAGACAGTGAAAGCGTTCTAAGCCTGCCTGATGAGAAATACCACCAAGATCCTTTACTTCGACCATACCTTTTTTATGATATAACTCATGGTCGAGAATCACATAGGGGTGGCTCAGTTTCCTATCAGAATATACACGAAGCTCAATTTTGTCTTCGTTTGTATGAGCATCTACATAAAACAGCAAAGGCATTGGGATTGGATAAAGTTACTGTGGGTATAATTACACCTTATAAGCTGCAGCTAAAATGTCTGCAACGTGAGTTTGAGGATGTCCTTAATtctgaagaaggaaaagatCTTTACATAAATACTGTGGATGCTTTTCAGGGGCAGGAACGTGATGTCATTATTATGTCCTGTGTTCGTGCCTCAAATCATGGGGTTGGCTTTGTTGCTGATATTAGACGAATGAATGTTGCACTTACTCGAGCAAGAAGGGGCCTTTGG GTTATGGGGAATGCTAATGCTTTGATGCAGTCTGATGACTGGGCAGCTTTGATTACTGATGCAAAAGCTCGAAACTGTTACATGGATATGGATTCTCTTCCCAAGGATTTTGTGATAACCAAAGTCCCACATCACAATTCCTTTCCTAATAAATTTTCCTCCGGTTCTAGGGGCTTACGCCCAGGTGGTCCGCGACCAAGGTTGTTTAATACGCACGCAGAATCTAAGCCTAGGCCCGTTGTGGATGAAGACAAACCAAAGCATTTCTCAACTCGCAAGGACTAA
- the LOC130814210 gene encoding E3 ubiquitin-protein ligase SP1 isoform X3 yields MLPWGGISCCLSAAALYLLGRSSGRDAHSLKSVGRVDQLKDLAVLLDTASKVIPFVICVSGRVGSETPIKCEYSGLRGVIVEETAEQHFLKHNDAGSWIQDSALMLCMSKEVPWYLDDGTGRVYVVGARGATGLELTVGSEIFEESGRSLVRGTLDYLQGLKMLGVKRTERVLPTGTPLTVVGEAIKDDVGTVRIQRPHKGPFYISPKTIDQLITNLGKWARWYKYASLGFTVFGIYLIAKHAVEHILERKHRWEIQKRVRDAAAKRSGLDGSDGVDENGLETAKRDCLMPDLCVICLEREYNAVWSYVLLHNLFVSIVELSTLSSTH; encoded by the exons ATGCTTCCGTGGGGTGGTATTAGCTGTTGTTTGAGTGCAGCTGCACTTTACCTTCTCGGAAGAAGCAGTGGGAG GGATGCGCATTCTTTAAAATCTGTAGGTAGAGTTGATCAGTTGAAAGATTTGG CCGTATTGTTAGATACAGCAAGCAAAGTTATACCTTTTGTCATTTGTGTTTCTGGACGAGTTGGCTCTGAGACACCAATTAAATGTGAATACAGTGGTTTACGAGGTGTCATTGTGGAAGAAACG GCTGAGCAACACTTCTTAAAACACAACGATGCTGGTTCGTGGATACAGGATTCTGCTTTAATGCTGTGCATGAGTAAGGAGGTTCCGTGGTACCTG GATGATGGTACAGGTCGTGTATATGTCGTGGGTGCACGAGGTGCTACTGGCCTGGAACTAACTGTTGGGAGTGAGATTTTTGAAGAGTCAGGGCGGTCCCTTGTGCGTGGGACTTTGGATTACCTCCAAGGTCTCAAG ATGCTTGGAGTGAAGCGTACAGAACGTGTTCTTCCTACTGGAACACCCTTGACTGTTGTAGGTGAG GCGATTAAAGATGACGTGGGGACAGTTCGCATTCAGCGTCCTCACAAGGGGCCTTTTTATATCTCTCCAAAAACAATCGATCAATTAATAACAAATCTTGGGAAGTGGGCTAG GTGGTATAAATATGCTTCTCTGGGCTTCACTGTCTTTGGCATCTATCTGATTGCAAAACATGCTGTTGAACACATTCTTGAAAGAAAGCATCGCTGGGAAATCCAAAAACG GGTTCGTGATGCAGCAGCAAAAAGATCAGGGCTGGATG GTTCAGATGGGGTGGATGAAAATGGATTAGAGACTGCTAAAAGAGATTGTTTGATGCCAGACCTCTGTGTCATATGCCTGGAGCGAGAGTATAATGCT GTGTGGTCATATGTGCTGTTGCACAACCTGTTCGTCTCAATTGTCGAACTGTCCACTCTGTCGTCGACGCATTGA
- the LOC130814210 gene encoding E3 ubiquitin-protein ligase SP1 isoform X1 yields the protein MLPWGGISCCLSAAALYLLGRSSGRDAHSLKSVGRVDQLKDLAVLLDTASKVIPFVICVSGRVGSETPIKCEYSGLRGVIVEETAEQHFLKHNDAGSWIQDSALMLCMSKEVPWYLDDGTGRVYVVGARGATGLELTVGSEIFEESGRSLVRGTLDYLQGLKMLGVKRTERVLPTGTPLTVVGEAIKDDVGTVRIQRPHKGPFYISPKTIDQLITNLGKWARWYKYASLGFTVFGIYLIAKHAVEHILERKHRWEIQKRVRDAAAKRSGLDGSDGVDENGLETAKRDCLMPDLCVICLEREYNAVFVSCGHMCCCTTCSSQLSNCPLCRRRIEQVVRTFRH from the exons ATGCTTCCGTGGGGTGGTATTAGCTGTTGTTTGAGTGCAGCTGCACTTTACCTTCTCGGAAGAAGCAGTGGGAG GGATGCGCATTCTTTAAAATCTGTAGGTAGAGTTGATCAGTTGAAAGATTTGG CCGTATTGTTAGATACAGCAAGCAAAGTTATACCTTTTGTCATTTGTGTTTCTGGACGAGTTGGCTCTGAGACACCAATTAAATGTGAATACAGTGGTTTACGAGGTGTCATTGTGGAAGAAACG GCTGAGCAACACTTCTTAAAACACAACGATGCTGGTTCGTGGATACAGGATTCTGCTTTAATGCTGTGCATGAGTAAGGAGGTTCCGTGGTACCTG GATGATGGTACAGGTCGTGTATATGTCGTGGGTGCACGAGGTGCTACTGGCCTGGAACTAACTGTTGGGAGTGAGATTTTTGAAGAGTCAGGGCGGTCCCTTGTGCGTGGGACTTTGGATTACCTCCAAGGTCTCAAG ATGCTTGGAGTGAAGCGTACAGAACGTGTTCTTCCTACTGGAACACCCTTGACTGTTGTAGGTGAG GCGATTAAAGATGACGTGGGGACAGTTCGCATTCAGCGTCCTCACAAGGGGCCTTTTTATATCTCTCCAAAAACAATCGATCAATTAATAACAAATCTTGGGAAGTGGGCTAG GTGGTATAAATATGCTTCTCTGGGCTTCACTGTCTTTGGCATCTATCTGATTGCAAAACATGCTGTTGAACACATTCTTGAAAGAAAGCATCGCTGGGAAATCCAAAAACG GGTTCGTGATGCAGCAGCAAAAAGATCAGGGCTGGATG GTTCAGATGGGGTGGATGAAAATGGATTAGAGACTGCTAAAAGAGATTGTTTGATGCCAGACCTCTGTGTCATATGCCTGGAGCGAGAGTATAATGCTGTATTTGTCTC GTGTGGTCATATGTGCTGTTGCACAACCTGTTCGTCTCAATTGTCGAACTGTCCACTCTGTCGTCGACGCATTGAGCAGGTTGTGCGGACATTTCGCCACTGA
- the LOC130814210 gene encoding E3 ubiquitin-protein ligase SP1 isoform X2 — translation MLPWGGISCCLSAAALYLLGRSSGRDAHSLKSVGRVDQLKDLASKVIPFVICVSGRVGSETPIKCEYSGLRGVIVEETAEQHFLKHNDAGSWIQDSALMLCMSKEVPWYLDDGTGRVYVVGARGATGLELTVGSEIFEESGRSLVRGTLDYLQGLKMLGVKRTERVLPTGTPLTVVGEAIKDDVGTVRIQRPHKGPFYISPKTIDQLITNLGKWARWYKYASLGFTVFGIYLIAKHAVEHILERKHRWEIQKRVRDAAAKRSGLDGSDGVDENGLETAKRDCLMPDLCVICLEREYNAVFVSCGHMCCCTTCSSQLSNCPLCRRRIEQVVRTFRH, via the exons ATGCTTCCGTGGGGTGGTATTAGCTGTTGTTTGAGTGCAGCTGCACTTTACCTTCTCGGAAGAAGCAGTGGGAG GGATGCGCATTCTTTAAAATCTGTAGGTAGAGTTGATCAGTTGAAAGATTTGG CAAGCAAAGTTATACCTTTTGTCATTTGTGTTTCTGGACGAGTTGGCTCTGAGACACCAATTAAATGTGAATACAGTGGTTTACGAGGTGTCATTGTGGAAGAAACG GCTGAGCAACACTTCTTAAAACACAACGATGCTGGTTCGTGGATACAGGATTCTGCTTTAATGCTGTGCATGAGTAAGGAGGTTCCGTGGTACCTG GATGATGGTACAGGTCGTGTATATGTCGTGGGTGCACGAGGTGCTACTGGCCTGGAACTAACTGTTGGGAGTGAGATTTTTGAAGAGTCAGGGCGGTCCCTTGTGCGTGGGACTTTGGATTACCTCCAAGGTCTCAAG ATGCTTGGAGTGAAGCGTACAGAACGTGTTCTTCCTACTGGAACACCCTTGACTGTTGTAGGTGAG GCGATTAAAGATGACGTGGGGACAGTTCGCATTCAGCGTCCTCACAAGGGGCCTTTTTATATCTCTCCAAAAACAATCGATCAATTAATAACAAATCTTGGGAAGTGGGCTAG GTGGTATAAATATGCTTCTCTGGGCTTCACTGTCTTTGGCATCTATCTGATTGCAAAACATGCTGTTGAACACATTCTTGAAAGAAAGCATCGCTGGGAAATCCAAAAACG GGTTCGTGATGCAGCAGCAAAAAGATCAGGGCTGGATG GTTCAGATGGGGTGGATGAAAATGGATTAGAGACTGCTAAAAGAGATTGTTTGATGCCAGACCTCTGTGTCATATGCCTGGAGCGAGAGTATAATGCTGTATTTGTCTC GTGTGGTCATATGTGCTGTTGCACAACCTGTTCGTCTCAATTGTCGAACTGTCCACTCTGTCGTCGACGCATTGAGCAGGTTGTGCGGACATTTCGCCACTGA